A window from Pseudomonas kribbensis encodes these proteins:
- a CDS encoding NAD(P)/FAD-dependent oxidoreductase, with product MNDQHWGPSISADIVVIGGGTAGIGFVASLLKRDPHLKVTVIEPSAQHYYQPAWTLVGGGAYDARDTARPMNKVMPRQATWIQAAVTGIDPDERRLTLNDQRTVSYQNLIVCPGLRLAWEKIEGLQENLGQHGVTSNYSYQHAQYTWDQVQKLRGGKALFTQPAMPIKCAGAPQKALYLSCDHWLKNGVLNKVEVEFNLAGAALFGVATFVPPLMKYIEKYNARLAFNANLVKVDGPAKTAWFEVKDADGNVSQMAKTFDLLHVVPPQVSPDFIAQSPLADAAGWCEVNPHSLQHPRYPEVFALGDICNTTNAKTAAAVRKQVVVVAENLLAQRKSLALPLKYDGYGSCPLTVEKGKVILAEFGYGGKLLPTFPLDPTVARRSAWWLKASLLPWFYWNGMLKGREWLTSLSKVD from the coding sequence ATGAACGATCAACACTGGGGCCCATCCATCAGTGCAGACATCGTGGTCATCGGCGGCGGCACCGCCGGCATCGGTTTTGTCGCCAGTCTGCTCAAGCGTGATCCGCACCTGAAAGTGACGGTGATCGAGCCGAGTGCCCAGCATTACTACCAACCGGCGTGGACGCTGGTCGGCGGTGGTGCCTACGACGCCAGGGACACTGCCCGACCGATGAACAAGGTGATGCCGCGTCAGGCCACCTGGATTCAAGCGGCAGTGACCGGCATTGATCCCGACGAGCGCCGTCTCACCCTCAACGATCAGCGTACCGTCAGCTATCAGAATTTGATTGTCTGCCCCGGCCTGCGCCTGGCCTGGGAGAAGATCGAGGGTTTGCAGGAAAACCTCGGCCAGCACGGCGTTACCTCCAACTACAGCTACCAGCATGCGCAATACACCTGGGATCAGGTGCAGAAACTGCGCGGCGGCAAGGCGCTGTTCACCCAGCCGGCAATGCCGATCAAATGTGCAGGCGCCCCGCAGAAGGCGCTGTACCTGTCCTGCGATCACTGGCTCAAGAACGGCGTTCTGAACAAGGTCGAGGTTGAATTCAATCTGGCGGGTGCGGCGCTGTTCGGCGTGGCGACGTTCGTGCCGCCGCTGATGAAGTACATCGAAAAATACAACGCCCGCCTGGCGTTCAACGCCAATCTGGTCAAGGTCGACGGCCCGGCGAAAACCGCCTGGTTCGAGGTCAAGGACGCCGACGGTAACGTCAGTCAGATGGCCAAGACCTTCGATCTGCTGCACGTCGTGCCGCCACAGGTTTCCCCGGATTTCATCGCACAAAGTCCGCTGGCCGACGCCGCCGGCTGGTGCGAAGTCAACCCGCACAGCCTGCAACATCCGCGTTACCCGGAGGTGTTTGCGCTCGGCGATATCTGCAACACCACCAACGCGAAAACCGCTGCTGCCGTGCGCAAGCAGGTCGTGGTGGTCGCCGAGAACCTGCTGGCCCAGCGCAAGTCTCTGGCGTTGCCGTTGAAGTACGACGGCTATGGCTCCTGCCCGCTGACGGTGGAGAAGGGCAAGGTGATCCTCGCCGAGTTCGGCTATGGCGGCAAGTTGCTGCCGACCTTTCCCCTCGATCCGACCGTGGCGCGCCGTTCCGCGTGGTGGCTGAAGGCGTCCCTGCTGCCGTGGTTCTACTGGAACGGCATGCTCAAGGGCCGTGAGTGGCTGACGAGTCTGTCCAAAGTCGACTGA
- a CDS encoding ArsR/SmtB family transcription factor: MQSSLTECEVAQLRASASKACSLLKALANEDRLLILCQLTQGERNVGELEKMTGVRQPTLSQQLGILRDEGLVATRREGKYIFYGLASHEVIQVMKTLSGLYCGAVLKSWAQ, translated from the coding sequence ATGCAATCCAGTCTGACCGAATGTGAAGTCGCCCAACTGCGGGCCTCGGCCTCCAAGGCCTGTTCGCTGCTCAAGGCCCTGGCCAATGAGGATCGGCTGCTGATCCTGTGCCAGTTGACCCAGGGCGAACGCAACGTCGGTGAGCTGGAGAAAATGACCGGCGTGCGCCAGCCGACCCTGTCCCAGCAATTGGGCATCCTGCGTGATGAAGGGCTGGTCGCGACCCGACGTGAAGGCAAGTACATTTTTTACGGCCTCGCCAGTCATGAAGTCATCCAGGTGATGAAAACCCTGTCCGGACTCTACTGCGGAGCCGTGCTCAAAAGCTGGGCGCAATAG